In Sorghum bicolor cultivar BTx623 chromosome 8, Sorghum_bicolor_NCBIv3, whole genome shotgun sequence, one genomic interval encodes:
- the LOC8070104 gene encoding hsp70-Hsp90 organizing protein 1, translating into MAATRLLPTPAVAQPEVAGAAVGSGSADIVNFMLQAGADPNIDDGELYVEPIANAKSEGREAFANGDYGYALYCFSRPSCIDPDDATLHANLSLCSLKLRNGVQAVRYAQECQRLRPDWAKAWFREGEALSMLQKHGAAVTAFQEALKLDPASVEIKNKLREAKEALSKYH; encoded by the exons ATGGCGGCGACCCGGCTGCTCCCGACGCCAGCGGTTGCACAGCCTGAGGTGGCTGGCG ctGCAGTTGGCAGTGGCTCAGCGGACATTGTCAATTTCATGCTACAGGCTGGAGCTGACCCTAATATTGATGACGGG GAGTTGTATGTAGAACCAATTGCTAATGCCAAGTCAGAAGGAAGGGAAGCGTTTGCAAATGGTGACTACGGTTATGCACTCTACTGTTTTTCGCGG CCAAGTTGCATTGACCCGGATGACGCCACCTTACATGCTAACCTGAGCCTATGCTCTCTGAAGCTGAGAAATGGGGTGCAAGCTGTGCGCTACGCTCAAGAATGCCAAAGGTTGCGTCCTGATTGGGCCAAAGCATGGTTCCGCGAGGGCGAGGCTCTCAGCATGCTCCAG AAGCACGGAGCAGCAGTTACTGCATTCCAGGAAGCGCTGAAACTTGACCCTGCCAGTGTCGAGATCAAGAACAAGCTCAG aGAGGCCAAGGAGGCATTGAGCAAGTACCATTGA
- the LOC8070105 gene encoding serine/threonine-protein phosphatase 6 regulatory ankyrin repeat subunit B has protein sequence MPPSPLEVAVRAAVAGDLRLIKEMATTMDLRRGMGRNGRNMLHFSATAGVLDFCRFLVEEAGFHPNSVSAEGETPIFTATEADGGGAAIVSVVRYLIERGGDPAKPDAKGCTPLHKAAEFGHVEVVRLLLSKGVPVDPIERRGTPLHLAAVTDNHQSLKLLLDHGADPNRVVTRIFSPLLMACIGHSFKCLKLLVEAGADVNFAGADPNIPDGNGRLPIMLAATREKRELVEILLPQTKPIPFVPDWSVDGIIRAMKLIQSSEPRELVEKRLADAKAQGKEAFADGHYVAAAYYYMRAKEIDPNDATVFSNLSLCWLRLREGEQALAYARQCKALRPDWSKAWYREGMALSFLENYEGAVNALHEALKLDPASNEIKEALREAVEVHLNSLLDGEDP, from the exons ATGCCCCCCAGCCCCCTCGAGGTCGCCGTCCGGGCCGCCGTCGCTGGCGACCTCCGGCTCATCAAGG AAATGGCGACCACTATGGACCTGCGGCGAGGCATGGGGAGAAACGGCCGCAACATGCTCCACTTCTCGGCGACCGCGGGGGTGCTGGACTTCTGCAGGTTCCTCGTCGAGGAGGCGGGCTTCCATCCCAACTCCGTCTCGGCGGAAG GCGAGACGCCCATCTTCACCGCCACCGAGGCCGACGGCGGTGGCGCCGCAATCGTCTCTGTCGTGCGGTACCTCATCGAGCGTGGTGGCGACCCGGCGAAGCCCGACGCCAAGGGGTGCACGCCGCTGCACAAAGCCGCGGAGTTTG GGCACGTCGAGGTTGTGAGGCTGCTGCTGTCCAAGGGTGTTCCCGTGGATCCTATCGAACGTCGCGGCACGCCGCTGCACTTGGCCGCGGTGACTGACAATCACCAGTCTCTCAAGCTCCTGCTGGATCATGGCGCTGAT CCCAATAGAGTTGTCACTCGTATATTTTCTCCGCTCCTTATGGCATGCATTGGTCACTCCTTCAAATGCTTGAAGCTATTAGTCGAG GCTGGTGCTGATGTGAATTTT GCTGGAGCTGACCCTAATATTCCTGATGGG AATGGCAGACTCCCAATCATGCTAGCAGCTACTCGTGAGAAACGTGAGCTTGTTGAGATTCTACTTCCTCAGACAAAGCCAATTCCATTTGTGCCAGACTGGAGTGTTGATGGGATTATCAGGGCTATGAAATTGATACAGTCGTCCGAGCCTCGG GAGTTGGTGGAAAAACGATTAGCTGATGCCAAGGCACAAGGAAAGGAAGCATTTGCAGATGGGCACTATGTGGCTGCCGCCTACTACTATATGCGG GCAAAAGAGATTGATCCAAATGATGCCACCGTATTCTCCAACCTGAGCCTATGCTGGTTGCGGCTGAGAGAAGGGGAACAGGCTTTGGCATACGCTCGGCAATGCAAAGCGTTGCGTCCTGATTGGTCCAAGGCATGGTACCGTGAGGGCATGGCTCTCAGCTTCCTCGAG AACTATGAAGGAGCGGTCAATGCGCTCCATGAAGCGCTAAAACTTGACCCTGCAAGCAACGAGATCAAGGAAGCATTACG AGAGGCCGTGGAGGTACACTTGAACTCCCTGTTGGATGGAGAGGACCCCTGA